A region from the Malus domestica chromosome 07, GDT2T_hap1 genome encodes:
- the LOC103420446 gene encoding tubulin-folding cofactor D-like, with the protein MATMAAEENPQQKQELAMGEEEDDDEHGAKEAVLQKYFLQEWKLVKSILDDIVSNGRVSDPSAPHKIRSIMDKYQEQGQLVEPYLESIVTPLMFIVRSKTSELGVASDEILEVIKPICIILYSLVTVCGYKAVVRFFPHQVSDLELAVSLLEKCHHTKSVSSLRQESTGEMEAKCVMLLWLSILVLVPFDISTVDTSIANNSNLGKLEPAPLVLRIVGFSKDYLSNSGPMRPIAALLLSKLLTRPDMPKAFSSFVEWTHEVLSSLTDDAINHIRLLGATEALAAIFKVGGRKLLLDVVPIVWVDTLLLIKSSNAARSPLLRKYLMKLTQRIGLTCLPHRTPSWRYVGKTSSLGENITLSASEKTGRCNYALNSEDSNSEPSSSCQQDEEMDVPEVVEEIIEMLLTGLRDTDTVVRWSAAKGIGRITSCLTSALSEEVLSSVLELFSPGEGDGSWHGGCLALAELARRGLLLPISLPKVVPVVVKALHYDIRRGPHSIGSHVRDAAAYVCWAFGRAYYHTDMRNILDQLAPHLLTVACYDREVNCRRAAAAAFQENVGRQGSYPHGIDIVNTADYFSLSSRVNSYVHVAVSIAQYEGYLYPFVDELLYNKICHWDKGLRELAAEALSSLVKYDHDYLANYAVEKIIPCTLSSDLCMRHGATLAAGELVLALHKCGYALSADKQKRVAGVVPAIEKARLYRGKGGEIMRAAVSRFIECISISSVSLPEKIKRSLLDTLNENLRHPNSQIQDAATKALKHFVQAYLVAGSVGGTGDITSKYLDLLSDPNVAIRRGSALALGVLPCELFAHRWKDVLLKLCNSCLIEDNPDDRDAEARVNAVKGLVSVCEALTREKEQSGIDAVEGDMSLFILIKDEIMMTLLKALDDYSVDNRGDVGSWVREAAMNGLERCTYILCKRDSVGLTGRSGRVDSALELQNSDDINQLQSLYDANLATSIVAGISKQAVEKMDKLREAAAKVLQRILYNEIAYVPHIPHRKKLEKIVPNGADLKWGVPTFSYPRFVQLLQFGCYSRSVLSGLVISIGGLQDFLRKASLTALLEYLQVVESEDQNERSREYMLSTDMLWVLQQYRRCDRVIVPALKTIEILFSKQILLSMEAHTLFFCTGVLDSLEVELKGSRDFSKLYAGIAILGYIASVSESINTRAFSHLLSFLGHRYPKIRKASAEQVYLVLLQNEGLVAETKVEKALEIISETCWEGDMEAAKIRRLELYDIAGLDTDILRKASSRESNKDGNRKPTTTDENASYSSLVESSGF; encoded by the exons ATGGCAACCATGGCGGCGGAAGAAAACCCACAGCAGAAACAGGAACTTGCAATGGGTGAGGAAGAAGACGACGACGAGCATGGTGCCAAGGAGGCAGTACTCCAAAAGTACTTCCTTCAAGAATGGAAGCTCGTCAAGTCCATCTTAGACGACATTGTTTCCAATGGGCGGGTCTCCGATCCCTCCGCTCCCCACAAGATCCGATCCATT ATGGACAAGTATCAAGAACAGGGCCAGCTAGTTGAACCGTACCTGGAGAGCATTGTTACCCCACTTATGTTTATTGTCCGCTCTAAAACAAGCGAATTAGGTGTAGCTTCGGATGAAATTCTTGAAGTAATTAAACCTATATGCATCATTCTTTATTCTCTGGTCACAGTTTGTGGATACAAGGCGGTTGTCAGGTTCTTTCCGCATCAAGTCTCGGACTTGGAACTTGCTGTGTCTCTCTTGGAGAAGTGCCATCACACAAAGTCAGTGTCATCACTGCGTCAGGAAAGTACAGGAGAGATGGAAGCTAAATGTGTGATGCTTTTGTGGCTGTCTATACTCGTGTTGGTTCCGTTTGATATCTCCACTGTTGATACTAGCATTGCAAACAACAGTAATCTTGGAAAACTTGAGCCAGCTCCTCTGGTATTGAGGATAGTAGGGTTCTCCAAAGATTACCTTTCAAATTCAGGCCCTATGCGTCCTATTGCTGCTTTGCTGCTCTCGAAGCTTCTAACACGCCCAGACATGCCAAAGGCTTTTTCCAG CTTTGTTGAATGGACACACGAAGTACTATCTTCTCTTACAGATGATGCCATCAATCATATCCGGTTACTTGGAGCTACAGAAGCACTGGCTGCTATTTTCAAG GTTGGTGGGCGGAAACTCTTGCTTGATGTGGTTCCTATTGTTTGGGTTGACACCTTATTGTTGATCAAGTCTAGCAATGCAGCTAGGAGCCCATTGCTGCGCAAGTATCTGATGAAATTAACCCAGAGAATTGGGCTTACTTGCCTTCCTCATCGTACACCTTCATGGCGCTATGTG GGGAAAACAAGCTCTTTGGGAGAGAACATAACTTTGTCTGCATCTGAAAAAACTGGTCGATGCAATTATGCTTTAAATTCTGAGGATTCCAACTCAGAACCAAGTTCAAGCTGCCAGCAAGATGAAGAAATGGATGTTCCAGAAGTTGTAGAAGAGATTATTGAGATGCTACTTACTGGTTTGAGAGATACG GACACTGTTGTGCGTTGGTCTGCTGCAAAAGGTATTGGCCGCATTACTTCATGTCTTACATCTGCCCTTTCAGAGGAGGTCCTGTCATCTGTGTTGGAGCTGTTTTCTCCAGGCGAG GGTGATGGGTCATGGCATGGTGGTTGCTTAGCACTGGCTGAATTGGCGCGTAGAGGGTTGCTCTTACCTATCAGCCTTCCGAAAGTTGTACCTGTTGTTGTGAAG GCACTGCATTATGATATTCGAAGAGGTCCACATAGTATTGGATCTCATGTACGGGATGCTGCAGCTTATGTTTGTTGGGCTTTTGGCCGTGCATATTATCACACGGATATGAGAAATATACTGGACCAGCTTGCACCACACCTTCTGACAGTGGCCTGCTACGACCGTGAG GTTAATTGTAGAAGAGCAGCTGCTGCAGCTTTTCAAGAGAATGTTGGAAGGCAGGGTAGTTACCCTCATGGAATTGACATAGTGAACACTGCAGACTATTTCTCACTTTCTTCACGAGTAAACTCTTATGTTCATGTTGCTGTCTCTATTGCTCAATATGAGGGTTATCTTTATCCATTTGTGGATGAGCTGCTGTATAACAAAATTTGTCACTGG GATAAAGGTTTGAGAGAACTTGCGGCTGAGGCTCTTTCTTCCCTGGTTAAATATGATCATGACTATCTTGCAAACTATGCTGTGGAGAAAATAATTCCTTGCACTCTCTCATCTGATTTGTGCATGCGCCATGGAGCAACACTGGCAGCTGgggaacttgttttggcacTACACAAGTGTGGTTATGCTCTTTCTGCAG ATAAGCAAAAACGTGTTGCTGGTGTTGTGCCTGCTATTGAGAAAGCACGCCTTTATCGTGGAAAAGGCGGGGAAATAATGCGTGCAGCTGTTTCCCGCTTCATTGAATGTATATCTATATCATCTGTGTCACTGCCTGAAAAGATAAAACGTAGTCTGCTTGATACTCTTAATGAGAATTTGAGACACCCTAATTCGCAAATTCAG GATGCTGCAACTAAAGCTCTGAAGCATTTTGTGCAAGCATATCTGGTTGCTGGGTCTGTTGGAGGTACTGGTGATATAACATCAAAGTACCTGGACCTCTTGAGTGACCCAAATGTGGCTATAAGAAGAGGGTCAGCACTAGCGCTAGGTGTTTTGCCATGTGAACTTTTCGCCCATAGGTGGAAGGATGTGCTTCTGAAGCTTTGTAACTCTTGTTTAATTGAG GATAATCCCGATGATAGAGATGCTGAAGCACGAGTCAATGCTGTCAAAGGACTTGTGTCAGTGTGTGAAGCATTAACTCGGGAAAAAGAACAATCTGGAATTGATGCCGTGGAGGGTGACATGTCTTTGTTTATTCTCATCAAGGACGAAATAATGATGACTTTACTTAAGGCTCTTGATGACTATTCTGTTGATAACAGAGGTGATGTGGGTTCTTGGGTGCGTGAGGCTGCTATGAATGGCCTTGAGAGATGTACATATATCCTCTGTAAGAGAGATTCTGTTGGTCTTACTGGAAGATCAGGTCGAGTCGATTCTGCACTGGAGTTGCAGAATAGTGATGACATTAACCAGCTGCAATCATTGTATGATGCCAATCTTGCTACAAGTATAGTTGCTGGAATTAGTAAGCAAGCTGTAGAGAAAATGGACAAACTGAGAGAAGCAGCTGCAAAGGTTCTACAGAGGATTTTGTACAACGAGATAGCCTATGTCCCGCATATACCGCACAGAAAAAAGTTGGAAAAAATTGTTCCTAACGGAGCTGATTTAAAGTGGGGG GTGCCAACTTTTTCATATCCTCGTTTTGTACAACTGCTTCAATTTGGCTGTTATAGCAGATCAGTGCTATCTGGGTTAGTCATCTCTATTGGTGGGTTGCAAGATTTTTTGAGGAAGGCATCACTCACAGCATTGTTAGAGTATCTTCAAGTTGTAGAAAGTGAAGACCAGAACGAAAGGTCCAGAGAGTATATGTTATCTACTGACATGCTTTGGGTTCTCCAACAGTACAGGAGATGTGACAGAGTCATTGTACCTGCATTGAAG ACGATTGAGATTCTTTTCAGCAAACAGATATTGTTGAGTATGGAG GCTcatacactttttttttgtactgGTGTTTTGGACTCTCTGGAAGTTGAATTAAAAGGGTCAAGGGACTTCTCCAAGCTATATGCAGGCATTGCAATACTTGGATATATTGCTTCAGTTTCGGAGTCCATCAACACTCGGGCCTTCTCACATCTTCTCAGTTTTCTTGGCCATCGCTACCCTAAG ATACGGAAAGCTTCTGCTGAACAAGTTTACCTTGTCCTCCTGCAAAATGAGGGTCTTGTGGCCGAGACCAAGGTGGAAAAAGCGCTTGAAATTATTTCAGAAACCTGCTGGGAAGGTGACATGGAAGCAGCTAAAATCCGAAGGTTGGAGTTGTATGATATAGCCGGTCTCGACACAGATATACTTCGGAAGGCTAGTAGCCGAGAATCGAATAAGGATGGTAACAGAAAGCCAACAACTACAGATGAGAATGCATCATATTCCTCGTTAGTTGAGTCATCTGGGTTCTGA
- the LOC103438393 gene encoding ADP,ATP carrier protein 1, mitochondrial-like, giving the protein MVDQVQHPSVVQKVAGQLLQQSIQGYDNGFQRPGMYQRRAYGNYTNAALQYPFMPACRATTDMSLVPSTASPIFVQAPAEKGHFLIDFLMGGVSAAVSKTAAAPIERVKLLIQNQDEMIKSGRLSQPYKGIGECFSRTIKEEGFGSLWRGNTANVIRYFPTQALNFAFKDYFKRLFNFKKDRDGYWKWFAGNLASGSAAGAYSLLFVYSLDYARTRLTNDAKAAKKGGERQFNGLVDVYRKTLKSDGIAGLYRGFNISCVGIIVYRGLYFGLYDSLKPVVLTGGLQDSFFASFALGWVITNGAGLASYPIDTVRRRMMMTSGEAVKYKSSLDAFQQILKNEGAKSLFKGAGANILRAIAGAGVLSGYDKLQLLVFGKKYGSGSG; this is encoded by the exons ATGGTTGATCAGGTTCAACATCCTTCTGTCGTCCAGAAGGTAGCTGGCCAGCTCCTTCAGCAATCTATCCAGGGTTACGATAATGGCTTCCAAAGACCAGGGATGTACCAAAGACGTGCATATGGGAACTACACTAATGCTGCATTGCAGTATCCCTTCATGCCAGCATGCAGGGCTACCACTGATATGTCTTTGGTTCCATCAACTGCATCTCCTATCTTTGTTCAAGCCCCTGCAGAGAAAGGCCACTTTCTTATTGATTTTCTCATGGGCGGAGTCTCTGCTGCTGTATCTAAAACTGCTGCTGCCCCAATTGAGCGTGTCAAGCTGTTGATTCAGAACCAGGACGAGATGATCAAAAGTGGTCGTTTGTCTCAACCCTACAAGGGCATTGGAGAGTGCTTTAGCCGTACAATCAAGGAAGAGGGTTTTGGTTCATTGTGGAGAGGGAACACTGCCAATGTTATCCGTTACTTCCCCACTCAG GCCTTGAACTTTGCATTCAAGGATTACTTCAAGAGGCTGTTCAACTTCAAGAAAGACAGGGATGGTTATTGGAAATGGTTTGCTGGTAACTTGGCTTCAGGAAGTGCTGCTGGTGCTTATTCTCTTCTCTTTGTCTACTCTTTGGATTATGCTCGTACTCGTTTGACTAATGATGCTAAAGCTGCAAAGAAGGGAGGAGAAAGACAATTCAATGGTCTGGTTGATGTCTACAGGAAGACATTGAAATCTGATGGAATTGCCGGTCTTTACCGTGGATTCAACATCTCTTGTGTTGGAATTATTGTCTACCGTGGTCTTTACTTTGGACTGTACGATTCCCTAAAGCCTGTTGTCCTGACTGGAGGCTTGCAG GATAGTTTCTTCGCTAGCTTTGCCCTCGGTTGGGTCATCACCAATGGTGCTGGTCTTGCATCCTACCCAATTGACACTGTCCGCAGAAGAATGATGATGACCTCCGGTGAAGCCGTCAAGTACAAGAGTTCCCTGGATGCCTTCCAACAAATCTTGAAGAACGAGGGTGCCAAGTCTCTCTTCAAGGGTGCTGGTGCTAACATCCTCCGTGCCATTGCTGGTGCTGGTGTGCTGTCTGGTTATGACAAGCTACAGCTGCTTGTGTTCGGCAAGAAGTACGGATCTGGTTCCGGTTAA
- the LOC139197518 gene encoding ADP,ATP carrier protein 1, mitochondrial-like, with protein sequence MVDQVQHPSVVQKVAGQLLQQSIQGYDNGFQRPGMYQRRAYGNYTNAALQYPFMPACRATTDMSLVPSTASPIFVQAPAEKGHFLIDFLMGGVSAAVSKTAAAPIERVKLLIQNQDEMIKTGRLSQPYKGIGECFSRTIKEEGFGSLWRGNTANVIRYFPTQALNFAFKDYFKRLFNFKKDRDGYWKWFAGNLASGGAAGASSLFFVYSLDYARTRLANDSKAAKKGGERQFNGLVDVYRKTLKSDGIAGLYRGFNISCVGIIVYRGLYFGLYDSLKPVVLTGGLQDSFFASFALGWVITNGAGLASYPIDTVRRRMMMTSGEAVKYKSSLDAFQQILKNEGAKSLFKGAGANILRAIAGAGVLSGYDKLQLLVFGKKYGSGSG encoded by the exons ATGGTTGATCAGGTTCAACATCCTTCTGTCGTCCAGAAGGTAGCTGGCCAGCTCCTTCAGCAATCTATCCAGGGTTACGATAATGGCTTCCAAAGACCAGGAATGTACCAAAGACGTGCTTATGGGAACTACACTAATGCTGCACTGCAGTATCCCTTCATGCCAGCATGCAGAGCTACCACTGATATGTCTTTGGTTCCATCAACTGCATCACCCATCTTTGTTCAAGCCCCTGCAGAGAAAGGCCACTTTCTGATTGATTTTCTCATGGGTGGAGTCTCTGCTGCTGTGTCTAAAACTGCTGCTGCCCCAATTGAGCGTGTCAAGCTGTTGATTCAAAACCAGGATGAGATGATCAAAACTGGTCGTTTGTCTCAACCCTACAAGGGCATTGGGGAGTGCTTTAGCCGTACAATCAAGGAAGAGGGTTTTGGTTCATTGTGGAGAGGGAACACTGCCAATGTTATCCGTTACTTCCCCACTCAG GCCTTGAACTTTGCATTCAAGGATTACTTCAAGAGGCTGTTCAACTTCAAGAAAGACCGGGACGGTTATTGGAAATGGTTTGCTGGTAACTTGGCTTCAGGAGGTGCTGCTGGtgcttcttctcttttctttgtctACTCGTTGGATTATGCTCGTACTCGCTTGGCTAATGATTCTAAAGCTGCAAAGAAGGGAGGAGAAAGACAATTCAATGGTCTGGTTGATGTCTACAGGAAGACTTTGAAATCTGATGGAATTGCTGGTCTTTACCGTGGATTCAACATCTCTTGTGTTGGAATTATTGTCTACCGTGGTCTCTACTTTGGACTGTATGATTCACTGAAGCCTGTTGTCCTGACTGGAGGCTTGCAG GATAGTTTCTTTGCTAGCTTTGCCCTTGGTTGGGTCATCACCAATGGTGCTGGTCTTGCATCCTACCCAATTGACACTGTCCGCAGAAGAATGATGATGACCTCCGGTGAAGCCGTCAAGTACAAGAGTTCCCTGGATGCCTTCCAACAAATCTTGAAGAACGAGGGTGCCAAGTCTCTCTTCAAGGGTGCTGGTGCTAACATCCTCCGTGCCATTGCTGGTGCTGGTGTGCTGTCTGGTTATGACAAGCTACAGCTGCTTGTGTTCGGCAAGAAGTACGGATCTGGTTCCGGTTAA